A window from Bacteroidota bacterium encodes these proteins:
- the pyrF gene encoding orotidine-5'-phosphate decarboxylase, with product MTFLEKLRAAQDRSQSLLCVGLDTDWRKLPESLSGEANPVLAFNKALIEATSDIACCYKLQMAYYEAYGERGIAAVRETLAAIPAHILTIADVKRGDIGATTDLYAYAYQELFAFDAVTVSPYMGYDAAEPFLRREDKGAFFLGLTSNASARDFEYLELTNGKRLYEEITDKVREWNTPKQNAGLVVGATKPSELRALRERAPELPFLIPGVGAQGGTIKEVMEANGNGLALINISRGIAGASKGADFAEAARKAAMKFVDEMRSSMEVSA from the coding sequence ATGACATTCCTCGAAAAACTCCGCGCCGCACAGGACCGAAGCCAATCTCTGCTCTGTGTTGGTCTCGATACCGACTGGCGCAAGCTTCCCGAATCGCTGAGCGGTGAAGCGAATCCTGTGCTTGCCTTCAACAAAGCGCTGATCGAAGCCACGAGCGATATCGCCTGCTGCTACAAGTTGCAGATGGCCTACTACGAAGCCTACGGCGAGCGTGGCATTGCGGCGGTGCGCGAAACGTTGGCAGCGATTCCAGCACACATCCTCACCATCGCGGACGTGAAACGCGGCGACATCGGCGCAACGACCGACCTTTATGCGTATGCCTATCAGGAGTTGTTTGCGTTCGATGCCGTGACGGTAAGTCCTTACATGGGTTATGATGCGGCCGAGCCATTTCTGCGTCGGGAAGATAAAGGCGCGTTCTTTTTGGGACTCACCTCGAACGCCAGCGCGCGCGATTTCGAATACCTCGAACTTACGAACGGCAAGCGGCTATATGAAGAGATTACTGACAAAGTCCGCGAGTGGAACACACCGAAGCAAAACGCCGGTCTGGTCGTCGGCGCGACCAAGCCATCCGAGCTGCGAGCCCTACGCGAGCGCGCCCCGGAGTTGCCGTTTCTCATTCCCGGCGTAGGCGCGCAGGGCGGGACGATCAAAGAGGTGATGGAAGCCAATGGCAATGGGCTCGCGCTGATCAACATCAGTCGCGGCATTGCAGGCGCATCGAAAGGCGCAGATTTCGCTGAAGCCGCTCGCAAGGCCGCGATGAAGTTTGTGGACGAGATGCGATCGAGCATGGAAGTAAGCGCCTGA
- a CDS encoding NADH:flavin oxidoreductase, producing MFAKLFTPYRINSMTLANRLVLPAMVTRLSGEDGFVNQDITDRYVRFAKGEVGLIVLEAMAVHSAKSGPLLRICGDEFKPGLTELARKIHDTSDSKAVPQIIHFLKIARSGWRQKIEDLSIADIQLIIEQYGQAALRARESGFDGVELHMAHAYTLSSFLSKKNKRPDLYGGKSLDNRVRLPLQVVQKVREMVGSDFTIGVRFLGEECIKGGYTTEESQVIALKFATAGVDYISLSAGGKFEDAVHKDGEVLYPYTGYSGDRCMPPMEYPDGYNLHMAEAARRMLRRHGFETPVIATGKIPSPEFAEEILQSDRADLIGMARALLADPDLPRKARLGDSDKIVKCIYWNICKALDENFHKVVCGLWPKDDIQAPHSDDTIAPEWTIPEPLAVLVRSGNIRLSWKQATDNEAIMGYEIWRSDDGGRSFAHIYSITTSMWTDHLATSGIRYQYYVRAYDLAGNKSAPSNIVTAELPMEVALPVANAKPIARPSFLANSPAASTMA from the coding sequence ATGTTCGCCAAACTCTTCACACCATACCGTATCAACTCGATGACGCTTGCCAACCGGCTTGTTTTGCCGGCCATGGTCACGCGGCTTTCGGGTGAGGATGGTTTCGTCAACCAGGACATCACCGATCGGTACGTCCGCTTCGCCAAAGGTGAGGTCGGACTCATCGTGCTCGAAGCCATGGCCGTGCATTCGGCGAAGTCCGGTCCGCTGCTCCGCATCTGCGGCGATGAGTTCAAACCGGGCCTCACCGAGCTTGCCCGGAAGATCCATGATACCAGCGATTCCAAAGCGGTCCCGCAGATCATTCACTTTCTCAAGATCGCTCGATCCGGCTGGCGCCAGAAGATCGAAGACCTTTCGATTGCGGACATCCAGCTTATCATCGAGCAATACGGCCAGGCCGCACTGCGCGCTCGCGAGTCCGGCTTCGATGGTGTCGAACTCCATATGGCCCATGCCTACACGCTCTCGAGCTTTCTTTCGAAGAAGAACAAACGGCCCGATCTCTACGGCGGAAAGTCGCTCGATAATCGCGTTCGGCTGCCATTGCAAGTCGTGCAAAAAGTCCGCGAAATGGTCGGCAGTGATTTTACCATTGGCGTCCGATTTTTAGGCGAAGAGTGCATCAAAGGTGGATACACCACCGAAGAGTCGCAAGTCATCGCGCTCAAATTTGCAACGGCCGGCGTCGATTACATCTCGCTTTCGGCCGGTGGCAAGTTCGAAGATGCCGTCCACAAGGATGGCGAAGTGCTTTATCCCTACACTGGATATTCCGGCGATCGCTGTATGCCGCCGATGGAATATCCTGATGGCTACAACCTGCACATGGCCGAAGCGGCCAGACGCATGCTGCGCCGTCATGGCTTCGAAACGCCGGTCATCGCCACCGGCAAAATCCCGTCGCCGGAATTCGCAGAAGAAATTCTGCAGTCGGACCGCGCCGATCTCATCGGCATGGCCCGCGCGCTGCTCGCCGATCCCGATCTCCCGCGCAAAGCCCGCCTGGGCGATAGCGATAAGATTGTCAAGTGCATCTACTGGAATATCTGCAAAGCACTCGACGAAAATTTTCACAAAGTCGTCTGCGGACTCTGGCCCAAAGATGACATCCAGGCGCCACACTCGGATGACACGATCGCTCCCGAATGGACCATTCCCGAACCGCTCGCGGTCCTCGTCCGCTCCGGCAACATCCGCCTGAGCTGGAAGCAAGCGACCGACAACGAAGCCATCATGGGCTACGAAATCTGGCGTTCGGATGATGGCGGAAGAAGCTTCGCGCACATCTATTCCATCACCACTTCCATGTGGACCGACCACCTCGCCACGTCCGGTATTCGGTATCAGTACTACGTCCGCGCCTACGATCTGGCCGGCAACAAGAGCGCTCCCTCCAACATCGTCACCGCCGAGCTGCCGATGGAAGTTGCGCTGCCCGTAGCAAACGCAAAACCGATCGCGCGTCCGAGCTTTCTTGCCAATTCCCCGGCCGCTTCAACCATGGCATAG
- a CDS encoding T9SS type A sorting domain-containing protein gives MRLTLRLLVLCVTMLLVPRPSHAQTAPRLEWQDSYGGSDFENYEGYNPLYDHMLVRTRDGYTFVARTFSNDGDVSGNHQVDIGTQFDDIWLVKTDLSGKLEWQKCFGGNSSDAPTCLIHTSDGGFAFCGWTASHDGDVTDPYPETIILNPTTGTIAPKNEGWVVKTDSMGVKEWAHNIGSHTGLEAFSSVIEVPDGFLAVGTTVDARDEGWSGHRMTDALIVKLNSKGGQQWHRIIGGNYGDEANSVISVPGGGYIFAGWTESTDGDLTGQTMHGLEDTWVVRLDTDGSILWQKCYGGSSTDRANCILNIPGGFLVAGWTSSKDGDVVGQHGHEDGWIITIDTNGTLLKQLCLGGSNSDVIHSVIRTEDGNFVFAGSSNSHDGDVSGLHRGTIDSADGWVGELSSNLTLLWQKCLGGSGRDGFGSIVETADHGLLLNGSTETANNGDVSGNHPGKGTSGTPNRVSDVWNVKLRNPAARVESEIALAARHDLYPNPAQTEVYLDIEGTTFLRKIQFYSSLGVEVFPEYHVQGTRAVITVKDLPAGVYEARVTSANALAGTSNVRTIKLVKE, from the coding sequence ATGAGACTGACCTTACGTCTTCTCGTCCTATGCGTGACGATGCTTCTTGTCCCGCGTCCCTCACACGCCCAAACAGCTCCAAGGCTCGAGTGGCAGGACTCGTATGGCGGCTCCGACTTCGAAAACTACGAAGGATATAATCCTCTTTATGACCACATGCTCGTTCGTACTCGAGATGGATACACATTTGTAGCACGGACGTTCTCGAACGATGGTGATGTTAGCGGGAATCATCAAGTGGATATTGGGACCCAGTTCGATGACATCTGGCTGGTCAAGACCGATCTCTCGGGCAAACTTGAGTGGCAGAAGTGTTTTGGAGGTAATAGCTCTGATGCCCCGACATGTTTGATTCACACATCGGATGGAGGCTTTGCTTTCTGCGGCTGGACCGCTTCGCATGATGGCGATGTGACCGATCCTTATCCTGAAACAATCATTCTTAATCCTACCACTGGAACGATAGCCCCTAAAAACGAAGGCTGGGTCGTCAAGACGGATTCGATGGGAGTGAAGGAGTGGGCGCACAATATTGGATCGCATACAGGCCTAGAGGCTTTTAGCTCAGTGATCGAAGTACCAGATGGCTTCCTTGCTGTCGGCACAACGGTAGATGCTAGAGACGAAGGATGGTCGGGACATAGAATGACTGACGCATTAATTGTGAAGCTAAACTCGAAGGGTGGTCAACAGTGGCATAGGATCATCGGAGGCAACTATGGAGACGAAGCAAACTCTGTGATCTCCGTACCGGGCGGTGGATATATCTTTGCAGGTTGGACCGAATCGACCGATGGTGACCTAACAGGCCAGACTATGCATGGGCTTGAAGATACATGGGTGGTCCGGCTCGATACAGACGGCAGTATCCTCTGGCAAAAATGCTATGGCGGTTCTTCCACGGACAGGGCAAATTGTATTCTGAATATCCCTGGCGGTTTCCTCGTCGCCGGCTGGACAAGCTCAAAAGACGGCGATGTTGTCGGGCAGCACGGCCATGAGGATGGCTGGATTATTACGATCGATACCAATGGCACGCTGCTGAAACAGCTCTGTCTGGGTGGCTCCAATTCCGATGTTATTCATTCCGTGATTCGGACCGAAGATGGCAATTTCGTGTTCGCGGGAAGTTCCAATTCGCACGATGGCGATGTCTCCGGTTTGCATCGCGGTACCATTGATTCTGCGGACGGTTGGGTTGGCGAATTGTCGTCCAACCTGACACTCCTCTGGCAGAAATGCTTAGGTGGCAGCGGCAGGGATGGCTTCGGTAGCATCGTCGAAACTGCGGACCATGGTCTTTTGCTGAACGGCTCGACAGAAACGGCAAATAATGGCGATGTCAGTGGTAATCATCCCGGCAAAGGGACGTCAGGCACGCCGAATCGCGTGTCCGATGTTTGGAATGTGAAATTGCGGAACCCCGCAGCGAGAGTTGAAAGCGAAATTGCTCTTGCTGCCAGGCATGACCTGTATCCGAATCCAGCGCAGACCGAAGTGTATTTGGATATAGAAGGCACTACTTTTCTCCGCAAGATTCAGTTTTACTCATCGCTGGGAGTGGAAGTGTTTCCGGAGTACCACGTTCAGGGCACTAGAGCCGTCATTACTGTAAAGGATCTTCCCGCCGGCGTGTACGAGGCCAGAGTCACATCCGCCAACGCTCTCGCCGGCACCAGCAATGTGCGGACGATTAAGTTAGTGAAGGAGTAG
- a CDS encoding TlpA disulfide reductase family protein: MKVIFDRIGAYTEENRYYTYYGGKLFIRTVPEKITCDGVASFRDSVATTSAGILSDYDRISRMYPEHVNFVRDLKRWCNTFELYAMAVLAKRFEKHGLLDCSSYNSQWLDTVNLDFQKDQLNPLDIAEIVGSVVEARLSRAKRNNTESAVPKNDVAWRLQIASRLHGLARDFAFLYVAVMAPNERPKDILPYLWAMVDTMYKYGANPIARQALERNIGLLEERSPGADAYNFMLPDSSYNIRSLSDFRGKAVLIHFWGTWCGPCINELERVRDFEQKHANDSNLVCLNVALEDHRYGKWKKFLLEHQLAGIQLYAEGLWESDVAQKLGIIGVPFRLVIDDKGKILNSFSGTNYENTELEKAILDAERI, translated from the coding sequence ATGAAGGTCATATTTGATAGAATTGGCGCCTACACAGAGGAAAACAGATACTACACATACTATGGTGGTAAGTTGTTCATTCGGACCGTACCGGAAAAGATAACTTGCGATGGCGTTGCGAGTTTCCGTGATTCTGTAGCAACAACCAGCGCCGGAATTCTGTCTGATTACGACCGGATTAGTCGGATGTACCCGGAACACGTTAACTTCGTTCGCGATCTCAAAAGATGGTGCAACACTTTTGAGCTATATGCCATGGCGGTGCTTGCCAAAAGGTTCGAGAAACATGGGCTATTGGATTGTTCCTCTTATAACTCACAATGGCTTGACACTGTGAATCTTGATTTTCAAAAGGATCAACTTAATCCATTGGACATTGCAGAAATTGTCGGCTCCGTTGTTGAGGCTCGACTCTCGAGAGCGAAACGTAACAACACCGAATCAGCCGTTCCCAAAAACGATGTGGCCTGGCGACTTCAGATTGCATCTCGATTACACGGACTGGCCCGAGATTTTGCATTTCTTTATGTGGCCGTAATGGCCCCGAACGAGCGCCCGAAAGATATCCTTCCATACCTTTGGGCTATGGTGGATACGATGTATAAGTATGGGGCAAATCCCATTGCCCGGCAAGCACTTGAGCGCAATATTGGTTTACTCGAAGAGCGTTCCCCAGGCGCGGATGCCTACAACTTCATGCTTCCAGATTCGAGCTATAATATCCGTTCGCTGTCTGATTTTCGAGGCAAAGCTGTTCTCATCCATTTTTGGGGTACATGGTGTGGACCTTGCATCAACGAGTTGGAGAGAGTCCGCGACTTCGAACAAAAGCATGCCAACGACTCAAACCTCGTTTGCTTGAATGTGGCCTTAGAAGATCACCGTTATGGGAAGTGGAAGAAATTTCTTTTGGAGCATCAACTTGCAGGCATACAACTCTATGCTGAGGGACTTTGGGAGAGCGATGTTGCCCAAAAGCTTGGAATTATTGGTGTTCCCTTTCGACTCGTGATAGATGACAAAGGGAAAATTCTTAACTCCTTCTCTGGAACAAACTACGAGAACACTGAGCTTGAAAAGGCAATTCTTGATGCCGAAAGAATTTGA
- a CDS encoding T9SS type A sorting domain-containing protein: protein MRASLLSFLLLLCVTGVPVQASWQVITTQRVGALDFYNAHHGLLSFQDPTHTVQRIDDSVLTGVFSAPDVVTGIVIQDSVNAWATVNGIGLFHGRQHLWTLWTLSSSRSNLTLLHATPSHLFVYSDSQLYYTRDGSTFTLASGIPRGDSIRAMDHISDTTIFAVSQTTIYRSTNFGAAWQVVKSGINACQSIFADAIHSVVFAGGDTVRRSTDGGLTWQSIGVPPPFSWERISGTVMGSHDCMGTLFVTDNTGLDFNTIRSTDQARTMVDVGIAPPSMRVLVRGWTFDRGSIFWWWDTTQLLAVSHDGLDSSITRSISPYISVQADSLFDTLCGPQVNFPINIHIASSVCTGIRLDSITLIRSIGKIAKKKLLTDSLTGTSANTSLTYTPTDAGEDSVMLRLWYHGGEWGLREHTDFAIVVETGAEPAVFGPVSDLDFGTVSVDSPQIRSFAIANQGCAILRVDSVVSTSPDVFIVNTPAMPARLGADSAITVYVRFAPQASGLALESIEIGTNAGHRFIAAQGFGLKTSSSVEQAGDVGSGILVPNPANTFVSIRNSKPSDAPIVIYDLLGRMVLQGTSKHGTVDVSTLPEGTYVIRIGQFVSRIVIARP, encoded by the coding sequence ATGCGCGCATCTCTGCTGTCCTTTCTGTTGCTTCTCTGTGTTACGGGGGTGCCAGTCCAGGCGTCCTGGCAGGTCATCACTACCCAGCGCGTCGGCGCGCTCGATTTCTATAACGCGCACCACGGTCTGCTCTCGTTTCAGGACCCGACCCACACCGTTCAGCGCATTGATGATTCGGTTTTGACCGGCGTGTTTTCCGCACCCGATGTCGTCACCGGTATTGTCATTCAGGATTCGGTGAACGCGTGGGCGACCGTCAACGGCATCGGTCTCTTTCATGGCCGGCAGCATTTGTGGACACTCTGGACGCTGAGTTCGTCGCGCAGCAATCTGACGCTTCTCCACGCGACGCCAAGCCATCTCTTCGTGTATTCCGATAGTCAGCTCTATTACACGCGGGATGGCTCGACGTTTACTCTGGCGAGCGGGATCCCCAGAGGAGACTCGATCCGGGCGATGGACCACATTTCGGATACCACCATCTTCGCGGTTTCCCAAACGACTATTTATCGCTCCACGAATTTCGGCGCGGCGTGGCAGGTTGTCAAATCGGGGATCAACGCGTGCCAATCGATCTTTGCCGATGCGATACACTCCGTTGTGTTCGCCGGTGGCGATACGGTCCGGCGTTCGACCGATGGCGGGCTCACGTGGCAATCGATTGGTGTCCCACCGCCCTTTTCATGGGAGCGGATTTCGGGGACGGTCATGGGTTCACACGATTGTATGGGCACGCTCTTCGTGACGGACAACACCGGGCTCGACTTCAATACTATTCGCAGTACCGATCAGGCGCGGACCATGGTGGACGTTGGGATTGCACCGCCCTCGATGCGCGTGCTCGTCCGCGGCTGGACGTTCGATCGTGGTTCCATTTTCTGGTGGTGGGATACAACGCAACTGCTTGCCGTCAGCCATGATGGTTTGGACAGCAGCATCACGCGCTCGATCAGTCCATACATTTCCGTGCAAGCTGATTCGCTGTTCGATACATTGTGCGGCCCGCAAGTCAACTTCCCAATCAATATCCATATCGCATCGAGCGTCTGCACCGGCATCCGGCTTGATTCCATCACGCTCATTCGCTCGATAGGCAAGATCGCGAAAAAGAAACTTCTGACCGACAGCCTCACCGGAACCAGTGCCAATACTTCGCTGACTTACACCCCAACGGATGCCGGCGAAGATTCCGTCATGCTCCGGCTATGGTATCACGGTGGTGAGTGGGGACTTCGCGAGCATACCGATTTCGCAATTGTCGTCGAGACCGGCGCCGAACCCGCCGTGTTCGGACCCGTGAGCGATCTCGATTTCGGCACCGTCTCGGTAGATTCGCCACAGATACGTTCTTTCGCAATCGCGAATCAGGGTTGCGCGATTCTTCGCGTCGATTCCGTCGTATCGACCAGTCCGGATGTCTTTATCGTCAACACGCCCGCAATGCCGGCGCGCCTTGGTGCAGATAGTGCGATCACGGTATACGTCCGCTTCGCGCCACAAGCGAGCGGCCTTGCTCTGGAGTCCATCGAGATCGGGACGAACGCCGGGCACCGCTTTATCGCGGCGCAAGGCTTTGGCTTGAAGACGTCCAGCAGCGTGGAGCAGGCTGGCGATGTCGGTTCAGGGATACTCGTTCCTAATCCGGCTAATACCTTCGTATCCATTCGAAATTCGAAGCCCTCTGATGCGCCAATCGTCATATACGATCTGCTTGGCCGGATGGTCTTGCAGGGAACATCGAAGCACGGCACTGTTGATGTGTCCACGCTCCCGGAAGGAACGTACGTTATTCGGATTGGTCAATTCGTTTCCCGCATTGTGATCGCACGCCCATGA
- a CDS encoding TlpA disulfide reductase family protein: MTKYLLVTLLALFGNRSQSHPQSRNSIPFRSTSLEIHTKATPGIWVYLLKNQFLNLPREPIDSVQVDNQGIVRFRFIPDPNAWYRLDVGFAELAYGCFALGDSIIAETNPKVRGLQVRYDKIGAFTKQIQYYYHEKWSIPEILKDTSCVGISGYMDSIQIKANRFRAEAVQIRMKFPEHAYFVKDIERWSWLFSQYALATLFASLNQSTIAKCPNYACGWLDTASLNLLDTKLDPADPYLVVSLLIDAQYARLNELHPSASKNYGLDSRFDIATKFVHFARSLAYLYVTEAESNAPPENQLPYIKMMIDTLRLYHESPEVYKSLQAREFLVLKRMPMSPAYAFMLPDSNYKLWTLSDFRGKVILLHFWATWCPPCLKDLPYFQEFERRHIGDTSLACVGISLENHSFTKWKEFLSTQKLSGGIELYGEGVVENETAQGFGFSGFPAYVVINRDGQITASHMSTGFKKDFEREIERAERE; encoded by the coding sequence ATGACGAAGTACCTTCTGGTTACACTTCTTGCCCTATTTGGGAATAGGTCTCAAAGCCATCCCCAAAGTCGGAATTCAATTCCATTCCGCTCTACGTCGCTGGAAATTCACACTAAGGCAACGCCAGGTATTTGGGTATACCTACTCAAGAACCAGTTTCTCAATCTTCCGCGCGAACCCATTGATTCGGTGCAAGTTGATAACCAAGGAATTGTACGATTTCGGTTTATTCCCGATCCGAATGCTTGGTATCGCCTAGATGTGGGATTTGCAGAACTCGCCTATGGCTGCTTTGCGCTTGGTGACAGCATTATTGCCGAAACAAATCCAAAAGTTCGAGGACTACAAGTTAGATACGATAAGATCGGGGCGTTCACAAAGCAGATTCAATACTACTATCACGAGAAGTGGAGCATCCCGGAAATACTCAAGGATACCTCCTGCGTGGGTATCTCAGGATATATGGATTCTATTCAGATTAAGGCTAATCGCTTTCGTGCCGAGGCAGTCCAGATTCGGATGAAATTTCCCGAACACGCCTACTTCGTAAAGGACATTGAGCGATGGTCGTGGTTATTCAGTCAATATGCTTTAGCGACACTCTTTGCTAGTCTGAATCAAAGCACCATTGCCAAATGCCCGAATTACGCCTGTGGATGGCTTGATACGGCCTCGCTCAACCTTCTGGATACTAAGCTTGATCCTGCGGATCCGTACCTCGTCGTCTCACTCCTGATTGACGCTCAATATGCGCGCTTGAACGAATTGCACCCATCTGCCTCGAAAAACTATGGGCTAGATTCACGCTTCGACATCGCCACCAAGTTCGTTCATTTTGCCCGGAGTCTTGCATACCTCTATGTCACTGAGGCCGAGTCGAATGCACCTCCGGAAAATCAGTTGCCCTATATCAAGATGATGATAGACACGCTTCGCCTCTACCACGAGAGCCCGGAGGTTTATAAATCACTTCAGGCGCGAGAGTTCTTGGTCCTCAAGCGGATGCCCATGAGCCCTGCTTACGCGTTCATGCTACCCGATTCTAACTATAAGCTCTGGACTCTGTCTGATTTTCGTGGAAAAGTAATCCTATTGCACTTCTGGGCAACTTGGTGCCCACCTTGCCTAAAGGACCTTCCTTACTTTCAGGAATTCGAGCGAAGGCATATTGGAGACACCTCACTCGCATGTGTTGGTATTTCACTGGAGAATCACTCCTTTACAAAATGGAAAGAATTTCTATCGACTCAAAAGCTAAGTGGTGGTATTGAACTCTACGGAGAGGGAGTCGTTGAAAATGAAACAGCTCAGGGTTTTGGTTTTAGTGGGTTTCCAGCCTATGTGGTCATAAACCGAGATGGTCAAATTACGGCATCACATATGTCAACCGGTTTTAAGAAGGATTTTGAAAGGGAGATTGAAAGAGCTGAACGAGAATAG